In Sphingobacterium sp. R2, the genomic stretch CGCCTAAATCCATCCACGCGATAAAAATAACCATTGGACGTGAAAAATGTTTTGCAGGAATTATTTTAAAAGTAAAAAGTAACTTTTAAATTAGCATGATTAGAAGTCTTAAATCGAGGTTTCTTTACAACTCATTAGATACTGGGCTAAACAGCACTATAAATTCGAAAAGCGTTATAAACCGGATGCGCTAATCAGTGTCCTCAACTTGTACAAACTGCATTGCCAAACCTTGTTTCTGACATATAGTTAAAATAGAGAATTCCAATCGACTACTTATTCGAAGGACAAGCAAAAATTGGTTGTCATCCAACATGAGATCAATATTTTTTATCTCAGGAAAACGCTGATAGAGAAAATTATAAATCTCGCTAGCTCTCCATTTTAGCTTGCGGGACAACGAATAAACTACTTTATACATATTTAGATTATTTCAAAATTTTAACGGCAATTTGTTGTAGCTGATTGTTCAAAAGGTGCATCTGCTTTAGTTCTTCAATGTCACGGGCTAGTCGAACTTTTTTATTTTCATTTTCCAGCGCAAGAGCGAGCCCATCCAACCGCTCTACATCATTGTTGATTAATAAATAACAATCTATATCTGGATCCAACAATCCTGTAATCTCAGTACGGCCGGGTTGCTCTGTCTCCACCATAATTAAAATACACCTTTCTGATGCAACGCTCTTTACCAACTCGCCCACTTTCGCATTTAATTCCATAGCATTTTCCCCATCTATGTTTTTATTAAAACAGTTTAAAAATCAATATAGACATATTTTGTATTTATGTCGAATTTGAATACAAAAAAAACAGTACCTATATTCCTTACTATCCAAAAATTTTCCATACGATACAATCATTAGCGAAGGCCTTTGACGCAGATGCTTATCAGCCAGGAAAGTCTAGCTTCAAAATCTGGAAAACGGTCAAAGAGTAAAACTTCCTGTTCAAAACAACGCGATGTGGTCACTAACATTTCCGATAAGAATAAGATGTCTTGTTCACCAAGCGGCTGAATTTCTTCTTTCTTAATGGCTAATTCAATCATTTTACGGATCAGCTTGATTTCATCATCCAACATGTAACGCGTTTTTGAAACCATCAAAGCTGGATCTGACTTCATGTCTTCAAATGCGAGATGAAAACGCTTAGTGATTAAGTTAATTTGGCGCAATTTTGCCTGTAAAAAACCAACTAGGTTATCTTCCAATGAAGCGTTTCTATGGTATGTTTGACTCGCAACCTGAAATACCTGTTGACACAAATACTCGGCAATTGCATCGAACACGTCCATTTTACTGGTAAAATAATAATACAAAGTGCTCCGCCCCTTTCCACAAGCTTTTGAAATATCCTGCATAGAAACTCTTGCAAATCCATATGTTTCAAACACTTTCATGGAAGATAGGATAATTTCTTCTCTAATATTTTCCTGTTGACCTGTCATTGTTCGACAAACATACAAAAAATGTCGAAAAAAAACTATATCTGGTATTTTTTTATTATTACTACTGATTTCCTATAAACGGTACATTTTTTCTTTACAGTCAGTGTGCTTTGGCGAATTGGGAAACCAAAATAGTTTTAAATCGGGTGGATTTATCAAAAGGCTGCCTATCTAACCTTTTATACGTCTATTCATTGACATTTGGAATATAATCCGGTAGATAAACGTTTTTCCTTCTCATCGTTTGGATATACTTTTTACCGTATATCTCCAAGCGGATATCGACAATTTCAGTGATCGCAGGTTCATTGTCTTTATCTTCTCCGAATGAGAAAATCTGTTCTTCCCGTCTATTTTTTTTAAGTAAAAAATAATAAAAATCTTCACTTTCCCAACCTTCTATACTGCCCCCGGCATCATTCTGAAGCTTTAGTCTTTTGTATCTTTTTTGTAAATAGCGGTAAATTTTATTAAAATCATCTTTATTTTTTAAGCTCTTCATCGCATTTAGGTAAGCAAATTTACCACTGTTATCTTCCGCCATCGTTAGGGCAGGAAATGATACTCCGTTTAAGAGTGCTATGGTATCTTTTTCTTCATTGTAAGAAACAGTGGTATAACGATACCCAAAATTTTTGACTGGCTTTAACTTCCGTGTTCCCCAAGCTGCGGTAGACTCGATATAAAATAACGTAGGCAGACTCCCTTCTGAATTAAAAATAGCAAGCGTATCCTTTTTAAATATGGCGGTTTCAAAGACTTCTTTCAACTCTTTCTTATCCATACTTTTAACGTCCGCATGCAGCAACTCTTCGCTCCTCTTTATTTTGGGGCCATAAAATTTGGATGCATTAAAGTTTCTATCCAATTTTTCAAGTATCACCCGATCCGGATTTTGCGATTGACAGGAATACAGCACACCAGATAAAACGATCAGACAACATACACTATAATATAAAAAATGAAACGGCTTCATCGAAATTGTCATTCAAATTATTTTTGGGTTATGATCTTTACTGCGACGTAAAGATCTTCAAACTAAAATAAATTTGTATTCATTTGCAAATGAAATTATGCAGGATTAACACCTTTTGACTTTTAGCAGTGCAGCGAAATCCAAAAGTACATCGTCGTACATCGTTCCCGTTGGGTCCAAGTTGAGTCGACCAGATATGGTCTGTCCGCCCCTGTTTAAACAAATAAAGGTTACTAAAATCAGAAAAATTTGATTTTAGTAACCTTTTACTTTGAATTACTTGTTCCTATAATTTTATAATCAATCATTGAGTAACAACTGATCGATATATTCCCTGATCTCTTGGGGTAACATCAGATAAACCGAGGTTTTCAGATTTGCTTTACTTGGTTCACCATCGATGAAAATATTCTTAAATCCTTCATTGAGCCATTTCCCCTCATCTTCTAGATATCCATGATATTTGCTATTTAAGTTCTCAATAATATTATTATCGTTTCCCATGCTTTCCGTCATTTATTATATGTAATCTGCATCTGAAATATTCGACAGGGAGACATCAACTTTGGTGCCACTCCTCCTTAAAATTTTTAAATTTAGCTATCCAATAGCACATTTAAAGTTTTCTTAATATTTACATATGCTAATAGAACAAAACCACTAATAACTATATATCAACACATTACGATATCAACACATTACGACCCTAAAAAAACTAGCTATATTGCTTAAGTCGATATTATTCGCAATTTTTAGTATCGAATACCGTAATTTTGTATTTGAATGTTTTTCAAACCTTTTACTTATGATATTAATAGCAGTTTTATTTCCTTGGTTATCGTTTTTTTACGTGGTAAAATTCTAAGTGGTCTTCTCTGTTTGATCCTTCAGATAACTATACTCGGTTGGATACCCGCAGCCATATGGGCGGTTGCGTCTCGTGTTGACGGGAAAAACAAACAGCGCATGCGCAAATTGGAACGCAATATCCGTAATTACCGATAAAACATCAGGGCTC encodes the following:
- a CDS encoding TetR/AcrR family transcriptional regulator; the encoded protein is MTGQQENIREEIILSSMKVFETYGFARVSMQDISKACGKGRSTLYYYFTSKMDVFDAIAEYLCQQVFQVASQTYHRNASLEDNLVGFLQAKLRQINLITKRFHLAFEDMKSDPALMVSKTRYMLDDEIKLIRKMIELAIKKEEIQPLGEQDILFLSEMLVTTSRCFEQEVLLFDRFPDFEARLSWLISICVKGLR